CACTTTTCCATTTTCATCATCCTTAGTTTTGGATCTCATTTTTGGCTTCCACTGATCTGGAGAAAATTTCCAAGCATGTAAGTTTTTCTTCGTTTGGTTTAAGTAGCATAGGAAAATAATTCAATAACTGTTATGTCACAATACAAGATTTTCCATTTTTGCTCTAAAGGATATACCATGACGTTagggaaagaaaaagatattcTAGACTAGGACCAAGTCACAAAATTAGTGGGTAAGCTTGATAGCTGttgcaatattattttattcttgaaacttcgaAATAGTAAACTTCAAGCTGACCTGTTTGTAAGCATATGGTATGTAATGATATGAACAAGACCAAAGCAACTAGCTACTAATACGAATTGTTATGCCAATTATGATTGCATCAACCCATGTTACTTGCAATGAAACATTTTGTTACCCTTGACCCATAAAATCGAgctttttgtattaaaaaaaaagagtaactaAAAGATTAACGacttatgttattgttttttggtttttgggAAAATTTATCTTCAAGGTATTATTTAAAGACTAATGCAAtcgataaaataaaaagacttacctatttaccaaaaaaaacacCTTATACCCAATTCTTGAATTCAAATTATTGACGTTGTAAATGAAGTTTACCAAAAATTACAGTTCATTTTTGCTTAAATAcatgaatattattattttttacataagaCACATTAATTACCAATTTCAAGAATTCTTAAAgcttttaaataatttgttaaaataaaaagaattttaaaaggaaaatggaATGCCTCAAATTAAAGACCTTGCATTTTGAAATAAGAAGTGCCAGGTAATTCCCAGTCCAAAgaacttacatttttttttaatacatgagATAAGCTAAACCGCagaaaggaaaaagaacaaagctgCTGTCTTAGAAAGACAGTCCCTATGGAATCTGCAAACAAAAGAGTGGACAGTTCCGAAGGGCATATGAACTTACATTTAtcttatgaaaaaagaaaaaaaggtaaaggtcCAAACCTAGTAGTTAAGCATTTGGTTGTtacgtgaaaaaaaaaaagtagaagaaagttcaagaaggaaggaaaaaaaatgtataaatgtgATCTTTCCTCCATTAGAAATTAGGAGGAAAAAACAAGTGAGttccataaaaacaaaaataaaagtttactgatcctaaattgaaaagaaaaagaaagaaaaaaggttcgaaagaatatattttatttattattattagagttAGAaagaaatttgtattttttaatttaatatatatatgcttttttaaaaaaaatttataattcttaattaattagttagtgtgagctacatattatatttatcatttatattagttatttatatttatgggtTCAATAAAAATGATCTAATTTGGTGAGCCTGTCGAACTATCATCATAAATTAATACGGGTTTGAGAGGACGAAAATCAGTTTAACCCATTAAGAAATAATGAAAACTCTTACCGTTTAAAACCTAAAATAAGGTTGTGTCTCGAGATATCAAAtcagaaattatattttctccTCCTATCAAGAAACCTAAGgtccaaaaagtaaaaaagtgatTTGGGTAAGGAAGAATACAAAATCAACCTTACTTAGACTCATCAAATTCTGTTGTTTATCATGAATTCAGGTATTTTTCACAATTCCTGATAGTCTAATGTAATATGTTTTTGGtgattattggtattttattagAATTCCTAAAATTACTACACAAAGACTTCCTTGCAGCATGTCATTCTAGGAACAATTAACATCCAACATATAAGGAACCGGAaccaatcaaatttaaattctgatagaaattaactaacttttttatcttcaaatgagtaagaaaaaccaaatttatccaaaataaaaatagaaattaaattcaatcCAAAAAACGGTACAACAAAAGTTTtaaacaaattcaaataaaatttaatctttaagtacaatttaaaagtttttataatCTCCACCACAACTCTTGCCAACAAATATAAATCTTTGATCATCGTCAATTCCACAGACGACCCTTTCTTTGCATGTCATGGGTGTACTTGAGGTATTCTTTTTTTCCCGTGTCAAGACTTCTTATAGGAATAGTAGATAAATTCTTGattcttctttaatttcttttgctGAAAAGACCTTCAGTAGCACCCCTAATTTTCTAAAATTCCTAACACTTTTTTCTTACAACTAAACATTCAATAAAATCATCTTAGTTTTTtgcttatttattttactttattttctgAACTACACATGTTTCTGTATAAAGGACACACACTTATTTCACTCGAGCAAAATATCCATTAATAGTTTTGCAtgcaatttaaaagaaataaaaaaacaaacatcgAGAAACAGTATAACTACAGTTCTAAAGAGTCTCGCGCAGAGGCCCCAACCAACCAAAAAGTAAGAATCACCATGGTTCCTTGGTCCCATCAACCATCATAcactttataaattaaaatgaaaaagaaaaacattttccaaGTGTCATAGCCCCACGCATTGATCCTGAAGAATCCAaccaaataaatgaaaattttaatacattacatgctcaaataaataaaacaataataataataataacataaatttgaacccaaaaaaacattaattcaattaaataaaaacctGCGGCGTCTGCTGTTATCCGTCATCTCAAAACGCAGCCACATCCGATCTGTATAATTTAAAAACtcagaaaatgattttttttttaccaaccaAATTGAACTTTATtatcatcatttatttttaatcaaatatattaataactgCCATTATTACAGTCAAATAATCTTGTCGGAGTCAAACAACATCCAAGTGAATTAAAACTCAACTTTTTTTCCAAAGTCATCATCTATCTACCTTCTCTGTTATTCCCGTCAGCCGGAGAAATCACCGGCGGCATGGGGAACTGCAACGCGTGCGTGAGAGTTGATGACGTGGCGGACTCAAACCGCGGCAAAAACAAGAATAATAAGAAAACCAAACCGAACCCGTACGCGGAGGAGGAGATACGCTCCGGCGTTCCAATCCGCGTCCTGAAGGACGTAACGTCACGGAGCCTCATCGGCGACAAGTACGTGATAGGCCGGGAGCTAGGTCGCGGTGAGTTCGGGATAACGTACCTCTGCACGGACCGCGAGACGAAGCAGGAACTCGCGTGCAAGTCGATCTCGAAGCGGAAGCTGAGGACCGCGATCGACGTGGAGGACGTGCGGCGCGAGGTGGCGATCATGTCCACCTTACCGGAGCACGCTAACGTGGTGAAGCTGAAGGCGACTTACGAGGACGAAGAGAACGTTCATCTCGTTATGGAGCTTTGCGCCGGCGGAGAACTCTTTGATCGGATCGTCGCGCGGGGGCACTACAGCGAGCGTGCGGCGGCGTACGTGGCGAGGACTATTGCTGAGGTTGTTAGAATGTGTCACGCCAATGGAGTTATGCATCGTGACCTTAAGCCAGAGAATTTTCTGTTTGCGAATAAGAAGGAGAATTCTGTTCTCAAGGCTATTGACTTTGGACTCTCCGTGTTTTTCAAGCCAGGTATGTGAGTGAAGGAGTGAgttcatttgtttcttttttgtgtAATTCCATAGAAGACAGTCCTTTTATAGAGCCATTATAAGCAATAAAATTCTTCCTTAATATTTAATGGGGTCTAACTCAGTTGAGCATGTTATGTGAGACACTGTCTGCTGTCTTCGATTActaggaacaaaaaaaaaaaaaaagagtcttaAACTAGACTACTGATTAAGCTAGAATATGTTCATGAGAATTCAGTTTCTatatttggttttgatgaaatGTACTgatggttttttgtttttgaatgaatgaattaatAGGGGAGAGATTTTCGGAGATTGTGGGGAGTCCTTATTACATGGCGCCGGAGGTATTGAAGAGGAATTATGGGCCAGAGGTGGATGTGTGGAGTGCTGGGGTGattctttatattttgttgTGTGGTGTTCCTCCGTTTTGGTCAGGTAGGTGTTGAGTCGTTTGTGTGTGTTTTGGGTGAGTTGTTTGAATTTCAGTTTATATGTTTTGGTTTGTTGTAGAGGACGAACGAGGGGTGGCTTTGGCGATATTGAGGGGAGTGATCGACTTCAAGAGAGAACCGTGGCCTCAGATTTCGGATAGTGCTAAGAGTCTTGTGCGCCAGATGTTGGAGCCTGATCCTAAGAAGCGCTTGACGGCTGAACAGGTGCTTGGTAAGTACTAGTACTCTTCTGTTTGTGCAGTAGGATGGGATCACAATGTTTAAGCAGCTCAAAATTTCCATGTATGTTATGTTCTGTGTGATTATTTCTTTGTCTCAGAATGGACCCTTTGCTTCATTAATTACCCTCtccttaaaaagaaaagaacaaattttTGCATATTTGAATCCTTACAACTCAGAAGGCCATTAGGCCTACCTAATGTAGAAAgtgatattaaatatttaccATCCTTGTTTATGGTTGCAGAGCATTCCTGGTTACAAAATGCAAAGAAAGCTTCAAATGTTCCATTAGGAGATATTGTGAGGACAAGGCTTAAGCAATTCTCTGTGATGAATAGATTTAAAAAGAGAGCGCTTCGGGTTAGCATCTATTGTGGTTTATGCATAATTGTTAACTTGAGTTCTGTATATAATGGAGGTAATAAGGAAGTCGGAATGTTGGTGATTTGGATTTCTTTGAATGAATGCTACAGGTAATTGCAGAGCATTTGTCTGTTGAAGAGGTAGAAATAATCAAAGACATGTTTACATTAATGGACACCGACAAAGATGGCAAAGTAACATATGAGGAACTGAAGGTTGGGTTACGGAAGGTTGGTTCACAATTGGCTGAGCCAGAGATAAAGATGCTGATGGAAGTGGTAGGCTTCTTAAACTTTATACCATTTATAATGTAAATGCTCAATATATTCACTTCTTTGATTGTCACTAAATTATTAGACAATCTGATGGAGCTCTTTTAAACCATTTTCTGTTGCATGATTTCTTGGAATAGTATGGAATTCTATGATGAATATGAATAAATGATGTTGCACCCTCCAGGAATAAAGATTTTCCTAGTGTCATTGATGTGTGCAAGACAAAAATGTCCTTACTGGTTTTGGACTCTCTTG
This region of Glycine soja cultivar W05 chromosome 17, ASM419377v2, whole genome shotgun sequence genomic DNA includes:
- the LOC114391815 gene encoding calcium-dependent protein kinase 10-like, which encodes MGNCNACVRVDDVADSNRGKNKNNKKTKPNPYAEEEIRSGVPIRVLKDVTSRSLIGDKYVIGRELGRGEFGITYLCTDRETKQELACKSISKRKLRTAIDVEDVRREVAIMSTLPEHANVVKLKATYEDEENVHLVMELCAGGELFDRIVARGHYSERAAAYVARTIAEVVRMCHANGVMHRDLKPENFLFANKKENSVLKAIDFGLSVFFKPGERFSEIVGSPYYMAPEVLKRNYGPEVDVWSAGVILYILLCGVPPFWSEDERGVALAILRGVIDFKREPWPQISDSAKSLVRQMLEPDPKKRLTAEQVLEHSWLQNAKKASNVPLGDIVRTRLKQFSVMNRFKKRALRVIAEHLSVEEVEIIKDMFTLMDTDKDGKVTYEELKVGLRKVGSQLAEPEIKMLMEVADVDGNGVLDYGEFVAVTIHLQRMENDEHFRKAFMYFDKDGSGYIELGELEKALTDESGDTDTAVLNDIMREVDTDKDGRISYEEFVAMMKTGTDWRKASRQYSRERFKSLSINLMKDGSLQLHDDISGQAEVV